The Macaca nemestrina isolate mMacNem1 chromosome 12, mMacNem.hap1, whole genome shotgun sequence genome contains a region encoding:
- the LOC105464655 gene encoding olfactory receptor 5AN6-like: MTEERNSTTITKFILLGFSEFPKLAIFLFSIFLGIYILTVSWNMSLITLIRMDSHLHTPMYFFLSNLSFLDICYVSTIAPKMLSDFFKKHKFISFMECSMQYFFFSSLGLTECCLLATMAYDRYAAICDPLLYRAIMSPTLCRQMVAGSCITGFLGSFIQLCTLLQLPFCGSNVINHFFCDLPQLLILSCSDTFFFQVMTSVLTVIFGLTSVLVIMISYGYIIATILKITSAEGRAKAFNTCASHLTAVVLFFGSGIFVYIYPNAGDSLSQNKLASVLYTVIIPMLNPVIYSLRNKEIKDALNRWKKRIFSWCYGMK; the protein is encoded by the coding sequence ATGACTGAGGAAAGGAACAGTACAACAATTACAAAGTTCATTCTCTTGGGATTCTCTGAATTTCCAAAGCTCGctattttcctcttttcaatATTCTTAGGGATCTACATCCTGACAGTGTCCTGGAACATGAGCCTCATCACCCTTATCAGGATGGACTCCCATCTGCATACACCTATGTACTTTTTCCTTAGTAATCTGTCGTTTCTGGACATCTGCTATGTTTCCACTATAGCTCCCAAGATGCTCTCAGACTTCTTCAAGAAGCATAAATTCATCTCCTTTATGGAGTGCAGTATGCAGTACTTTTTCTTCTCTAGCCTAGGTCTAACTGAGTGCTGTCTTCTTGCAACCATGGCTTATGATCGATATGCTGCCATTTGTGACCCTCTGCTCTACAGGGCCATCATGTCGCCCACCCTCTGCAGGCAGATGGTGGCAGGATCTTGTATAACTGGATTCTTAGGCTCATTTATCCAACTCTGTACCTTGCTTCAGCTCCCTTTCTGTGGGTCAAACGTCATCAACCATTTCTTCTGTGATCTGCCCCAGCTGCTGATTCTATCCTGTTCTGACACCTTTTTCTTTCAAGTCATGACCTCTGTTCTCACAGTGATCTTTGGACTCACGTCAGTTTTAGTTATCATGATATCTTATGGTTATATCATTGCCACAATTCTGAAGATCACCTCAGCTGAAGGCAGAGCCAAAGCTTTCAACACTTGTGCTTCTCACTTGACAGCAGTGGTCCTTTTCTTTGGCTCAGGtatctttgtttatatatatCCTAATGCTGGTGATTCCCTGAGCCAAAACAAGTTGGCATCAGTCTTATACACAGTTATAATCCCCATGTTAAATCCAGTGATCTACAGCCTGAGGAACAAGGAAATCAAAGATGCCCTAAACAGATGGAAGAAGAGAATCTTCTCCTGGTGTTatggaatgaaataa